Proteins from one Ahaetulla prasina isolate Xishuangbanna chromosome 2, ASM2864084v1, whole genome shotgun sequence genomic window:
- the LOC131190584 gene encoding uncharacterized protein K02A2.6-like, protein MDKEISDRVGKCQACQESRPLPPTAPIREWEKPQGPWSRIHIDFAGPFHGQTFLVVVDAYSKWLEIILMRSTTAESVISVLRHLFVTHGLPDTLVSDNGPQFTATQFEGYLAEEGIRHVLSAPFHPATNGLAERFVRSAKEALSRIRPGDWQTKIDTFLAVQHRTPCVTTGRSPAELLMGRKLRCPFQDAKQESRHRGCGSEVGVVVPATKQLLTAAVVEPTHRCCSVGAFTLWLFEKPSRAFLLDSPVFPREEEKKLFKPSNEPICYCSCYYWANENSVTGIEKFRSEPEKYHL, encoded by the exons atggacaaggaaattagcgacagggtagggaaatgccaagcctgccaggagtcaaggccactaccccctacggccccaatccgagagtgggagaaaccccaggggccatggtctaggattcacatcgattttgccggcccattccacgggcaaacctttctagtggtagtagatgcctactccaaatggctagaaatcatcctcatgagatccacgacggccgagtcagtgatctcagtcctgaggcacctatttgtaacccatgggttgcccgacaccctagtttccgacaacggcccgcaattcacggcaacccagtttgaggggtacttggcggaggagggcatcagacatgtcctctcggcgcctttccacccggcgacgaacggacttgcagaacgtttcgttcggagcgcaaaagaagcattatccaggataaggccaggcgattggcaaacaaaaatcgataccttcctagccgtccaacacagaaccccctgtgtgacaactggccgcagcccggcggaactattgatgggcaggaagctcaggtgcccatt tCAGGATGCAAAGCAGGAATCAAGACACAGAGGTTGTGGATCTGAGGTTGGTGTAGTTGTTCCAGCCACAAAGCAGCTGCTGACAGCTGCTGTAGTAGAGCCTACTCATAGATGTTGCTCAGTTGGGGCATTCACACTTTGGCTTTTTGAGAAACCAAGCAGAGCATTTCTCCTTGACTCTCCTGTGTTCCCAAG ggaagaggaaaagaaacttTTCAAGCCTTCAAATGAACCCATTTGCTACTGCAGTTGCTACTACTGGGCCAATGAGAATTCTGTGACAGGGATTGAGAAATTCAGATCTGAGCCAGAGAAATAccatctgtaa